One Mesorhizobium loti genomic window carries:
- a CDS encoding alkyl hydroperoxide reductase has translation MSAPSDLVPLQPGDRAPNVILDAITQEGKIALDDFRGQKPVLVGLFRGLHCAFCRRHIAAQARLDPELREKGVESLTVVNTPIERARLYFRYHPMPNLLAASDPERASHRAFGLPNLEFTENETNWPYKVAMAAAKGLRVDIPGVLPGPMDPFAAGEFLEKKDPYEVTEADEQMMATGHGQLVGQFLLDRQGIVRWSFTEVPEGGRYMFGAPNPRELMSAVSQVAQ, from the coding sequence ATGTCCGCGCCTAGTGACTTGGTACCGCTTCAACCGGGTGACCGCGCGCCGAACGTGATACTCGACGCCATTACCCAGGAAGGCAAGATCGCCCTTGACGACTTTCGCGGGCAAAAGCCGGTGCTGGTCGGCCTGTTTCGAGGTCTGCATTGCGCGTTTTGCCGGCGCCATATCGCCGCCCAAGCGCGGCTCGATCCTGAGCTGCGCGAAAAGGGTGTGGAGAGCCTGACGGTGGTCAACACGCCGATCGAACGGGCGCGTCTCTATTTCCGCTACCACCCGATGCCGAATCTGCTTGCTGCCTCCGACCCAGAACGCGCCTCACATCGCGCTTTTGGACTGCCCAATCTGGAGTTCACCGAAAACGAGACGAACTGGCCCTACAAGGTCGCGATGGCAGCGGCAAAGGGCTTGCGGGTCGACATACCAGGCGTGCTGCCCGGCCCAATGGATCCTTTTGCGGCCGGCGAGTTCCTCGAGAAGAAGGACCCCTATGAAGTGACCGAAGCCGACGAACAGATGATGGCAACGGGACACGGACAACTGGTCGGTCAGTTCCTGCTCGACCGGCAGGGGATCGTGCGCTGGAGCTTCACGGAGGTTCCGGAGGGTGGGCGATACATGTTTGGGGCGCCAAACCCACGGGAGCTGATGTCGGCCGTGTCGCAAGTCGCCCAATAG